Sequence from the bacterium genome:
CCGCCCGGGCGCTGGCCGCCTTCGATCCCGTCTGGGAGACGCTGACGCTCCGAGAGCAGGCACGGGTGCTACGCCTGTTGATCCAACGTGTGGACTACGATGGCGACAAGGGCACGGTCTCGGTGACCTTCCACCCGGCGGGCATCGAGACGCTGTCACGC
This genomic interval carries:
- a CDS encoding recombinase family protein yields the protein ARALAAFDPVWETLTLREQARVLRLLIQRVDYDGDKGTVSVTFHPAGIETLSREFAEESA